ATCAGCTGCCTGAGAAATTGGATAAACTAAAAATCCAGTAGGCAAACTTTCCCCAAATCCTTTTTGAGCAATCTCCGTCTTGACAGTAGGATTACGCTCAAGACGAGCCAATGACACCAAATTCATGTAATACATTGACAACTCTGCCAACTCAGGAATCTGACTTTGAATAAAAATAGTCACCTTTTCAGGATCCAATCCAGCTGCCAGATAATCCAAAGCTACATTCCCAATGGACTCAACAATTGTCTGAGGGTCCTTTGCATGATCTGTCAAAGCTTGCTGATCAGCCAAAAATACGAACATCTCATATTTACCCTGATCCTGCAAAAGCACGCGATTCCGTAAACTTCCTACATAATGACCAATATGCAATTTTCCTGTCGGACGATCTCCTGTTAAAATAATTGGTTTAGTCATTTATTACTCCTCAATTTATAATGAGTTCATTATATCATTTTCAATGAAAATGAGAAAGAAGTTTCTAGAAAAAAGCGAAAATTCCAGTTTTTACAGCTTGATTGACATCCCTTTACAATATTTGTAAACTTAATTGACAAACTATTCTGGCTGTAAAACCTAAAAGTCTTAGTTCATTTTATTCTCCTTTTTTCTTTCTGCTTTGATTTTTTCTTTTTATCTCAGAATTATTTGAAAAAAGTTCTGTTTTCTAGTAAAATGAAGAAGATTATATATATAGGAGAAAGACATTGCTTACAGTATCAGATGTATCACTGCGTTTCAGTGACCGAAAATTGTTTGATGAGGTCAACATCAAATTTACAGAAGGAAATACTTATGGATTGATTGGAGCTAACGGAGCTGGAAAATCAACCTTTTTAAAAATTTTAGCTGGTGATATCGAGCCAACAACAGGCCACATTTCTCTAGGACCAAATGAACGTCTTTCAGTCCTTCGCCAGAACCACTTTGACTATGAAGAAGAACGGGCTATTGATGTTGTAATAATGGGAAATGAGCATCTCTACAACATCATGAAAGAAAAAGATGCTATTTATATGAAGCCTGATTTTTCTGATGAAGATGGTGTACGTGCGGCCGAGCTTGAGGGAGAGTTTGCTGAACTAGGTGGCTGGGAAGCTGAAAGTGAAGCCTCTCAATTATTGCAAAATCTCAATATTCCGGAAGATCTTCACTACCAAAATATGAGCGAGCTCTCTAACGGAGACAAGGTTAAGGTACTCTTAGCCAAAGCCCTTTTTGGTAAACCTGATGTCTTGCTTCTGGACGAGCCGACTAACGGTTTGGATATTCAGTCTATTACTTGGCTGGAAGACTTTCTTATCGATTTTGACAATACAGTTATTGTTGTATCCCACGACCGTCACTTTTTGAATAAAGTCTGCACTCATATGGCCGACCTTGACTTTGGAAAAATCAAACTCTATGTCGGAAACTATGATTTCTGGAAAGAATCAAGCGAACTAGCGGCTAAGCTTCTAGCTGACCGAAATGCCAAAACAGAAGAAAAAATCAAGCAACTTCAAGAATTTGTTGCTCGCTTTTCTGCCAATGCTTCAAAATCAAAACAAGCAACTTCTCGTAAAAAGATGCTTGACAAGATTGAGTTAGAAGAAATTGTTCCATCTAGCCGTAAATACCCATTTATCAGCTTTAAAGCAGAACGTGAAATCGGTAATGATCTCTTGACAGTAGAAAACCTTTCTGTCAAGATAGATGGAGAAACTATTCTTGATAATATTAACTTCATTTTACGTCCTGGCGATAAAACAGCTTTGATTGGCCAAAACGATATCCAAACAACAGCCTTGATTCGTGCTTTGATGGGTGATATTGAGTATGAAGGAACTGTTAAGTGGGGTGTCACAACCAGTCAATCTTACCTACCAAAAGATAATTCTCGTGACTTTGCTAGTGGTGAATCAATCCTTGACTGGCTGCGTCAATTTGCTAGCAAAGAAGAGGATGACAACACCTTCCTTCGAGGATTCCTTGGGCGCATGCTTTTCTCTGGAGATGAAGTTAACAAGTCTGTCAATGTCTTGTCAGGAGGAGAAAAAGTTCGGGTTATGCTATCTAAGTTGATGTTGCTTAAATCCAACGTTTTAGTCTTGGACGATCCAACCAATCACTTAGATTTGGAATCAATCTCCAGCTTAAATGATGGATTGAAAAACT
This window of the Streptococcus sanguinis genome carries:
- a CDS encoding ATP-binding cassette domain-containing protein, producing MLTVSDVSLRFSDRKLFDEVNIKFTEGNTYGLIGANGAGKSTFLKILAGDIEPTTGHISLGPNERLSVLRQNHFDYEEERAIDVVIMGNEHLYNIMKEKDAIYMKPDFSDEDGVRAAELEGEFAELGGWEAESEASQLLQNLNIPEDLHYQNMSELSNGDKVKVLLAKALFGKPDVLLLDEPTNGLDIQSITWLEDFLIDFDNTVIVVSHDRHFLNKVCTHMADLDFGKIKLYVGNYDFWKESSELAAKLLADRNAKTEEKIKQLQEFVARFSANASKSKQATSRKKMLDKIELEEIVPSSRKYPFISFKAEREIGNDLLTVENLSVKIDGETILDNINFILRPGDKTALIGQNDIQTTALIRALMGDIEYEGTVKWGVTTSQSYLPKDNSRDFASGESILDWLRQFASKEEDDNTFLRGFLGRMLFSGDEVNKSVNVLSGGEKVRVMLSKLMLLKSNVLVLDDPTNHLDLESISSLNDGLKNFKGSIIFASHDHEFIQTLANHIIVLSKNGVIDRIDETYDEFLENQEVQAKVKELWKD